The Variovorax sp. S12S4 genome includes the window CCGGCAACGACAGCCGGGTGCTGCTGTCGCGCGGCGACCGTGCCTATGCGCGCGGCAATGCCGATACGCCGTTGCTCGAAACGCCGGGCCCGCTGAAGAACTTCCGTGTGTTCCGCAGCGCCACGCCGCTCAAGGACCCGGGAACCGGTGAAATCCTCGGCTACGAGGCGCAGTACCTGGGCAAGGCCCAGCTCCAGCGCGGCGAATCGACCACGGTCGAGACCCAGAAGGACAAGGACGTCATCACGGTGGTGCCGGCCAGCATCGACATCATCGCGGCACGCGAGGAAATCCGCGCCGGCGACCGCCTGCTGCCCGAGCCGCCGCGCCAGCTGCTGAGCTACGCGCCGCGCGCGCCCTCCACGCAGGTCGAAGGCCGCATCATCTCGGTCTACGGCAATGCGGTTCAGTTTGCGGCGCAGAACCAGGTGGTGGCCATCAACAAGGGCACGCGCGACGGCGTCGACAGCGGCCACGTGCTGGCCATCCTGAAGAACGGCGAAACCATTCTCGACCGCACTGGCGAACGCAAGGAAACGATCAAGCTTCCGAACGAACGCATCGGCCTGCTGATGGTGTTCCGCCCGTTCGAAAAGGTGTCGTACGCGCTGGTGCTCGAAATCACCGACACCCCGCGCGCCGGCGACTTCCTCGTCAATCCCTGACGCCTTCACGCTTTCCATTTTTCGCTTCGTTTGGAACGCGCAGAACTCGCAGGCTGGTTGCGGCTTTCACTGACGCCGGGCATCGGCGACGGCGCCGCACGCAAGCTTCTTGCGGCCTTCGGGCTGCCCGAGAGCATTTTTGCGCAGCCCGCCGCGGCGCTCCGGCAGGTGGTGTCCCAGGCGCAGGCCGACGCCTTGCAGCAGCCGCCCAACGGCCTTCAGGCGCAAATCGACTTGACCTGGCAGTGGCTGCAATCCGGCCCGGATGACGGCACCGCCCGCCGTATCGTGACGCTGGGCGATGCGGGCTATCCGGCGTCGCTGCTCGAAATGGTCGACCCGCCGCTGATGCTCTATGTGCTGGGCGCAGCGGACTTCGACCTGACACAGCTCACCAACAGCATTGCGGTAGTGGGCAGCCGTAACCCCACGCCGCAGGGTGCCGCGAATGCGCGCGCCTTTGCACGGGCGCTGGGCGACGCGGGCTTGCCGGTGATTTCGGGGCTGGCGCTCGGCGTGGACGGCGCCGCGCACCAGGGCGCGCTTGACGCGGCCGGCGATGCGCCCCGGCTCGCGACCGTGGCCATCGTGGGGACCGGCCTCGACCGCGTCTACCCGGCCCGGCACCGCGACCTGGCGCACCGCATCACGCAGCACGGACTGATCGTGAGCGAGCTGCCGCTCGGCACGCCTCCGCTCACGCAGAACTTTCCGAAGCGCAACCGCCTCATTGCCGGCCTGGCACGCGGCACGCTGGTGGTGGAGGCCGCGCTCCAGTCGGGTTCGCTGATCACGGCTCGCCTGACCTCGGAACAGGGCAAGGAAGTGTTCGCCATTCCGGGCTCGATCCATTCGCCGCAATCGCGGGGCTGCCACGCGCTGATCCGCCAGGGTGCAAAGCTGGTCGAGTCCGTCAACGACATCATCGAAGAACTGCCCGACCTGCGCGCAGCCAGCGCGAATGCGGGTCTTTTCGGCGATGCGGGCGCCTCCTCTTCAGCCGCTGAAAATCCGCTGCTCGAGGCCTTGGGCTTCGATCCGGTGAACCTCGACGCCCTCAGCGCACGCACCGGCTGGAGCGCCGCCGAGCTGCAGGCCAAGATGCTCGAGCTCGAACTCGACGGCCATGTGGCGCGCCTGCCCGGCGGGCTGTTCCAGAGAACGGCGGCGGCTTAGTATTTTTCTCCCCCCAAAAAGGAGGGAAGAAGTGACATGAAGCCCGGGAGCTCGCAACAAGCTTCGGCTATATTGGGCTCATGTTCGAAGTGCTTGTTTTTGTCTACGAAAACTATTGGCGCGGCGATGCCTGCCCCGAACCCGGACAACTGGGCCGCAAGCTCAGTGCCCACGGCTTCGAGGCAGAAGAGATCCGCGATGCGCTGCACTGGCTTGACGGCCTGAGCCTTGCAACCCAAGGCATGCAACTCGAGCGAAGCGCCGATGACGACGCCATTGCCACCGTCACGCTGCGGGGCGCCCCCGAAGCCGCGCTGCCCCAGTCGAGCAATGCCATGCGGGTGTATTCCCAGGCCGAACAGGAGCACCTGGGCGCCGACTGCCTTGGCTTCATCCGCTTTCTCGAGTCGTCGAACGTGCTGTCTTGCGGTTTGCGCGAAATCGTCATCGAACGCGCCATGGCCGCACCGGGCGACCCGGTTGCGCTCGACGAACTCAAGATCATCGTGCTGATGGTGCACTGGAGCACCGGCATCGAGCCCGACGCGCTGGTGCTCGACGAACTCTGCGAAAGCCGCGAGGGCCGCATCGCGCACTAGCCGGCTAGTTCAGCAGGCGCTCCGGGTTGGCGTCGAGCTTGGCGAGCGCCTCGCGCGTGGCGCGCACCGTGAGTGTTTCTTCCTCGGCCGGTACCAACAGGCCGGCTTGCAGGTAGTTGGCCAGCCGGCCGACCTGGATGAGAAAGCTGCGGCCGTCGGCCGAAGCGAACAGGTGCAGCTGCTTGCGGTCGCTGCGCCAGACGAATTGAACCTGGCTCACGCGGTCGTTGTGGTCGAGCATGAACCAGTTGCCCACCTGGAGTTCGTGTGCCCACTCCAGCATGTCTTCGGCCACAACGGCGCCGGAGGTATCGGGCACCACCTCGATCGAGGCCGCATCCACGCCGAGCAGCAGCTCGATGCTGTTCGCGTCGAGCGGCAGGTTGGAGGCGCCGCCTTCGTCGCTCACAAAGTCTTCCAGGTGCGCCAGGCGCTCGGCCATGGCCTCGATCTTGGCGGCGGGAATGGCCTCGGTCTTCGACAGGAAGGCATCGGACAAGGTCGCGCCGATGGTCTTGATGTGGGCTTCCTGGGGCTCGTCGATGATGCCCAGCAGGTTCATGCCCAGGCGCAGTCGCTGAAGCAGCTGCGGCAGGTCCTGGATCACGCGGGCGCGGTCGGCGCGGTTGGGCTTGGCGCTCGCGGCCCACACCAGTTCGGAGGCGACGCGCTTGAGCATGACCGTCTGCTCGCCCTGGGCGCCGTAGCGCAGTGCGGCAATGGCCAGCACCTCGGCCCAGACCTTGAAGAGAAACTCGCGGATCTCGTCGCGCACCGGCATGTCGTTGAGCATCTTGCGCAGCTCGATGGTGTACTGGATCGCCATCGTTTCCTTCTGCTCGACCTGCTGCGCCACGCTCATGACACGCTGGGTGGTGTCGCTTTGCGTGAGATAGCGCCCGAGGAACGCGACGAACTCGTCGAACACCAGCTTGAAAACGCGCTGCCCGGTCTCGGGGTATTGCTCGATCACCTGCACCACGCGGCGAATTTCGCCTTCGAGCGCACTGCCCGAAATGGCCGCGGCATCGAAGCCCATCACGCAAGAGCCCATGCGGTCGATCAGCATGCGCGCCGGATGCTGCAGGGTGCCGAAGAACTCGGGCTCGGCAATGGCCACGCGCAGCACGGGCATCTGCAGCCGCGCAAACCACACGCGGGCCGAGAAAGGAATGCGCTCCTCCGCGAGGATGGCCTGGAACATGAGCGCCACGATCTCGACGGTGGCCTTGTCGGCCGTAGTGGGCGCGCGCTTCTTGATCTCGGCGCTGCGCCGACGCAGATCGACCGACGCCTGCTGGAGCATGGTGGCCTGGTCGCCGGGGCTGTTCTGCATGTACTGCGTGGCGGCCATCCTGTAGGCGGCTTCGGCATCGGCGATCACGGCTGCAAAGGTGTTGGAAACGGCCCGCGAAGTGCCGCCACCCCCGCCGGCGCCGCCCGCGGGCGCGCTGCCGTCCGTTCCGGCGACCGACTGCGGCGACGAAGACATGGTGGACTGCATGTCTGCCGCACCGATGCGGGCGGCGACAAAGCGCTTGAGGCTGAGCAACGCCGTTTGCGCGCGCTGGCGGGCAAGCAGCAGCGGCGAGCCGCCGGTCGTTGCGAGCGGCACCGACGGCGCAAAGCCCCGCGCTTGCGGCGGCGCTTCCGACGAGCCATGGCGCGAGGCGGCACCCGGAGCCTGGCTGGCACCGCCGCCGGCATATGGCGACCCGGGCACCGTCGCCGGTCCGCTGGAGCCGCCGGTTCGGCGCACGAAATTCTTGAGATCGATCTCCTCCATCACGCCCTTGGAGACCAGGAACGCGTTGGCGTCTTCGTAGGCCTTGACGACCGCGCCGACCAGGAGCTGCTGCACGGTGTCCTGCACGCGGGCCCAGAGCGCGCGGCTCAAGCCGGCCGCCAGCCACTGGTCCACCAGCAGCTTGGACAGCGCTTCGGGCCTGAGCACGTCATGGGCGTCCAGCTCGGTGGTGCCTTCGAGGTGCTGGATGCGCAGCCGCAGGTCGCTGAGTTCGAAGCTCGCTTTTTCCTGGATCGCCTGCGCGAGGCGGGACGACAGGATGTTGCTTTCCATCACGTCGTCGCCGATCAGTTCGAGCCGCAGCCCGCCTGTGGACGATGCGCCGGCCGCCGCACCCGGCGTGTTCACCGACTTGCGCCAGCTGGTCTGGGCCAGCGAAACCCATTGCGTGGCCTGCCCCTGGAATGCCACGAAATCGTCACGGCTTTCCTGCATGGCGCGCGCGCTGCCGACTTCCGAAGCCTGCCTGGTCAGGCGGTCCCGGATGGCCTGCGCCAGGGGAACGATGACGCTCCCGGTCGCCAGCACGAAACGCTCACGCGTCTCGCGTGCGAGCTGCAAGGAAGAGGCGGACCGCGCAATACTCATTGAAAGATCGGGAAGGCCGGTGAAGCTCTATTCGGCAACAGCCGAGAGCTTGCATCGGGAAAAGCAACTGCACAAGTGTGCATCAGCTTCCTTGCAGTTGCTGACTTCCCGCGGCACTTTCGTTCGGATCCGGTGCCGTCAGACCACGGCGCCGGCGTTCGGGTCGTCCTCGGAATCGCCGTCGCGCTTGACCGGGGTGCCCTTGATCAGGTCTTCGCGCTTGATGCCGAGCCACATGGCGATGGCCGCCGCCACGAAGCACGATGAGTAGATGCCGAAGCAGATGCCGATGGTCAGTGCCAGGGCAAAGTAGTGCAGCGTCGGGCCGCCGAAGAAGAACATCGAGAGCACCACCAGCTGCGTCGAGCCGTGCGTGATGATGGTCCGGCTGATGGTCGAGGTGATCGCGTTGTCGATGATCCCCACCGTGCTCATCTTGCGGTAGCGGCGGAAATTCTCGCGCACCCGGTCGAAGATTACGACCGACTCGTTCACCGAATACCCCAGCACCGCGAGCACCGCCGCCAGCACCGCAAGCGAGAACTCCCACTGGAAGAAAGCGAAAAATCCCAGGATGATGACCACGTCGTGCAGGTTGGCCAGCACGGTGGCCACCGCGAACTTCCATTCGAAGCGCACCGCCAAGTAGATCATGATGCCGATCACCACCATGCCGAGCGCTTTCAGCCCGTTGGTGGTGAGCTCGTCGCCCACCTGCGGCCCGACGACTTCCAAGCCGCGCTGCGTGGCCGAGGGGTCGACCGACTTGAGCGCCTGCATGACCTGCGCGCTTTGCTGGTCGGAGCTCATGCCCTTTTGCGCCGGCAGGCGGATCTGCACGTCGCGCGACGTGCCGTAGCTCTGCACTTGCACGTCCGGATAGCCGAGCTTGCTGACGGCCTCGCGCACCTTGCCGATGTCGGCGGACTGCTGGTAGGCCACCTCCATCACGGTGCCGCCCGTGAACTCCACCGACAGGTGCAGCCCGCGATGCAGCAGGAAGAACACCGCCAGCGCGAAGGTGGCAAAGGAAATGATGTTCAGCACCAGTGCATGGCGCATGAACGGGATGGTCTTGTGGATGCGGAAGAATTCCATGGCGCTTGTCCTTGACCTTTACTTGCCGTCAGCCACGGCGGTGCCGTCGGTCTTGGGCCGCCACACGGTGCCGATCGACACCGACTTGAGCTTTTTCTTGTTGCCGTACCAGAAGTTCACGAGACCGCGCGAGAAGAACACGGCGGAGAACATCGAGGTGACGATGCCGATGCAGTGCACCACCGCAAAGCCGCGGACAGGGCCCGAGCCGAAGGCCAGCAACGCAATGCCGGCGATCAGCGTGGTCACGTTGGAGTCCAGAATCGTGCCCCAGGCGCGGTCGTAGCCGGCATGAATGGCGGCCTGCGCCGAGGCGCCGTTGCGCAGCTCTTCGCGCACGCGCTCGTTGATCAGCACGTTGGAGTCGATCGCCACACCGATGGCCAGCGCCATGGCCGCAATGCCGGGCAGCGTGAGCGTGGCTTGCAGCATCGAGAGAATGGCCACCAGCAGCATCAGGTTGACGGCCAGCGCAATCGACGAGAACAGGCCGAACAGCGCATAGTAGGCGCACATGAACACCATGATGGCCAGGAAGCCATACATCACGCTCTTGAAGCCCTTTTCGATGTTGTCGGCGCCCAGGCTTGGGCCGATGGTCCGTTCCTGGATGATTTCCATCGGCGCGGCCAACGAGCCGGCGCGCAGCAGCAGCGCGAGGTCGGCCGCTTCGGCCACCGTCATCGAGCCCGAAATCTGGAAGCGGTTGCCGAGCTCGCCGTTGATCGAAGGGGCCGTGAGCACTTCGCCCTTGCCCTTTTCGAAGATCAGCATGGCCATGCGCTTCTTGTAGTTCTCGCGGCTCACGTCGCGCATGATCCGGCCGCCCTTGGCGTCCATGGTCAGGTCGACCTTCGGCTGGTTGCTCTGCTGGTCGAAGCCGGGCTGCGCGTCGGTGAGGCTTTCGCCGGTGACGAGCACCTGCTTCTTCACGATCACCGGGCGGCCGTTGCGCTCGAAGAATTTCTCGGAGCCGAAGGGCACCGGTCCGCCGCTCAGCTCGGCCGCGCGGCCCTCGGCGCTTTCGTCGACCAGGCGCATTTCGAGCGTAGCGGTGCGGCCCAGGATGTCCTTGGCCTTGGCCGTGTCCTGCACGCCGGGCAACTGCACCACGATGCGGTCCAGGCCCTGCTGCTGGATCACCGGCTCGGCCACGCCGAGTTCGTTGATCCGGTTGTGCAGCGTGGTGATGTTCTGCTTGAGCGCCGCGTCCTGGAGCCGGCGCGCGGCCTCGGGCTTGATGGTGGCGGTGAGGCGCCAGTTCGCGCCGTCTTGCGCTTCGGTGGTCGCGAGATCGGGGAACTGGTCCTGGATGAGCTGCTTGGCCGTTTGCAGCGCCGCCGCGTCGCGGAACGAGACCTCGATGGTCTGGCCGTTGCGGTTCACCGAGGTGCCGCGAATGCCCTTGTCGCGGAAGGTGGTGCGCAGGTCACCCGCGAACGACTCGGCCTTCTTGTCGATGGCGCCCTTCATGTCGACCTGCAGCAAGAAGTCGACGCCGCCGCGCAAGTCGAGGCCCAGATACATCGGGAACGCGTGCAGCGACGTGAGCCACGCCGGGGAACGCGAAACCAGGTTCAGCGCCACCACGTAGGGCGGGTCGGACGCATCGGGCACCAGCGTGCGCTGCAGAACGTCGCGCGCCTTCAGCTGCTCGTCGGGCGTGGCGAAGCGCGCGCGCAGCGAGCCGCCTTCGAGCGTGAGCAGGTCGGGCGTGAGCCCGGCTGTTTTCAGCGCCTCCTCGACCCGGCCCTGGGTAGCGGCGTCGACCTTGACGGTCGACTTGGCCGCGGACACCTGCACGGCAGGCGCCTCGCCGAAGAAATTGGGCAGGGAATAGATCAACCCCACAAGCAGCACGATCACGATGATCGCGTACTTCCAGACCGGATAACGGTTCATGAGAGAGCGCTTTTCAGAAACGAAACACGGCGTGACTTGAGGCCTTGCTCCACAAAGCGCAAGGCCGGGCCACGCATTTATTGCTTACTTGACGGCGCCCTTGGGCAAGACCTGGACCACAGCGCTGCGCTGGATCTTGATCTCCACGCCATTGGCGATCTCGAGGCCGAGGTACTGGTCGCCGAGCGAAGTGATCTTGCCGAGCACGCCGCCGGCCGTGGCCACCTCGTCACCCTTGGCGAGCGCCTCGATCATGGCGCGGGCTTCTTTCTGGCGCTTCATTTGCGGGCGGATCATCACGAAATACAGCACCACGAACATCAGCACCAGGGGCAGCATGCTCCCGAGCGAGGACAACATGTCGCCACCGCCGGAAGCAGCGGGCGCGGTTTGGGCGAAAGCAGAGGAAATGAACAAGAGAGTCTCCAGCAGAGAGAAGAGGAATGTCAGAAGCGCGGAACGGGCCCGCGGTTCCGCGGCCCCGTGGAAAAGGCCGCGAGTCAGAGCGTGAAGCGGCATCGGCCGCGCACAGCAGCGGGCATTGTATTCGTGGCAATGCCCCGCTCCGCGCGCTTATCCGGCGCGCCGGGCAGGGCTTTCCAGGGCTTGGGGCGCGCGTCTGGCGCTATCTTTTCGGGAGCACAGTACAGCCGGAGGCCGGCTGCTCCCAAGAATCAGGCCGCCACGCGCTGCGCCGTCTGCGGGTTGCGCCACTTGGCGAGCAGTTCGCTCCAGCGGGTGCGCGCGGCAGCCAGGTTGCGCTCCTTCACATGGCCGTAGCCGCGAATCTGCTCGGGCAGGCTGGCAATCTCCAGCGCCAGCGCGTGGTTCTCGGCGCGGAGGCCGGCAATCACCTCTTCGATGCTCGCGCGGTATTCGCCGATGAGCGCGCGCTCGGTCTTGCGCTCTTCGGTGCGGCCGAAGATGTCCAGGGCCGTGCCGCGCAGGCCCTTGAGCCGGGCCAGCAGCCTGAAGCCGGAGAGCATCCACGGGCCGAATTGCTGCTTCTGCAGCTCGCCCTTGGTGTTCTTCTTGGCGATGATGGGCGGGGCGAGGTGGTAGTTGAGCTTGAAGTCCTTGCCCATCTCGCCCTCGAACATGCCTTCCACCCGGTCCAGGAAGCTGCGGTCGGTGTGCAGGCGCGCCACTTCGTACTCGTCCTTGTACGCCATCAGCTTGAACAGGTAGCGGGCGACCGTTTCGGTCAGCGCGGTCTTGCCCAGCGCCGATTCAGCCTGCTGCACCTTGCCCACGAACTGACGGTATTCGTCGGCATAGGCCGCGTTCTGGTAGCCCGTCAGAAATTCAGCCCGGCGCGCCACCAGGCTTTCAACGGTTTCGCGCTTCTTGAACTCGATGACCTGGCCGGGGCGCACACGCTTTTGCAGCGCGCCCGGGTTGGCGGCCGCCTGGCGGCCCCAGGCGAAGGCGGTCTTGTTGTTCTCGACCGCCACGGCGTTGAGTTCGATGGCGCGCAACAGCGACTCGAGCGCCAGCGGGATCCAGCCCTTTTGCCAGGCAAAGCCCAGCAGCATCGGGTTGGCGTAGAGGCTGTCGCCCATCAGCGTGGTGGCGGCAGCGTCCGCGTCGAAGGTGCCGAGCGCATCGGTGCCCACGACGCGTGCGATCTGGTTCGCGCAGTCGTCTTGCGGATTGACCCAGTTGGCGTTGCGCACGAAGGCGGCCGTCGGCGTGCTGTGCGTGTTGAGCGCCACGTGCGTGCGCCCTTCGCGCATGCGCGCCAGGGTTTCGGCGTTGACGGCCACCAGTGGATCGGCCGCCAGAATGAGGTCGGCCGCGGCGGTGCCGACGCGCGTGGTGCGAATCGCGTCCTGCGATTCGCCGATGAGCGCATGGCTCCACGTGGCGCCGCCCTTTTGTGCAAGGCCCGCCGCGTCCTGCGTGACGATGCCCTTGCCCTCGATGTGCGCCGCCATGCCCAGCAACTGGCCAATGGTGATGACGCCCGTGCCGCCCACACCGGCCACCACGATGCCCCACACCTGGTCACGCGCCAGCACCGGCACGGCCGGGTCGGGCAGCGGGCCGAGTTCGAGCGGCGTATCGGCCTTGTTCTTCGCCTTCTTCTTGAGCTGGCCGCCTTCGACGGTGACGAAGCTCGGGCAGAAACCCTTGAGGCAGCTCATGTCCTTGTTGCAGCTGCTCTGGTTGACGGTGCGCTTGCGGCCGAATTCGGTTTCGAGCGGCTCCACCGACAGGCAGTTGCTCTTCACGCTGCAGTCGCCGCAGCCTTCGCAGACCAGGTCGTTGATGACCACGCGCTTGGCCGGATCGACGGCCGTGCCCCGCTTGCGGCGGCGGCGCTTTTCGGTGGCGCAAGTCTGGTCGTAGATGATGGCAGTGGTGCCCGGAATGGCGCGGAACTCGCGCTGGATGTCGTCCAGCAGGTCGCGGTGCTTCACCTCGACGTGGTCGCCGGGGATGTTCACGCCCTCGTACTTCTCGGGCTCGTCGGTCACGATGACGACCTTCTTCGCGCCTTCGGCATGCAGGCTTTCGGCAATCTGCAGCACCGAGTGGCCCTCGGGCCGCTCGCCGACCTGCTGGCCGCCGGTCATGGCCACGGCGTCGTTGTAGAGAATCTTGTAGGTGATGTTCACGCC containing:
- a CDS encoding LysM peptidoglycan-binding domain-containing protein, with amino-acid sequence MKKLRTPVRQRTHLFATLAALAVISGGTTAWAQNYPVTPQQRATAQQTAQNGVPLSELAASAPDEYTVKPGDTLWAISRLYLLRPWRWPELWGMNINEIANPHRIYPGQVLYLDKTGGRARLTMRRGSGGSADGGTIKLSPRTRFDSLAGMALPTLNPSIIEPFLSEPIVVDADTLQSAPRIVAGNDSRVLLSRGDRAYARGNADTPLLETPGPLKNFRVFRSATPLKDPGTGEILGYEAQYLGKAQLQRGESTTVETQKDKDVITVVPASIDIIAAREEIRAGDRLLPEPPRQLLSYAPRAPSTQVEGRIISVYGNAVQFAAQNQVVAINKGTRDGVDSGHVLAILKNGETILDRTGERKETIKLPNERIGLLMVFRPFEKVSYALVLEITDTPRAGDFLVNP
- the dprA gene encoding DNA-processing protein DprA, yielding MERAELAGWLRLSLTPGIGDGAARKLLAAFGLPESIFAQPAAALRQVVSQAQADALQQPPNGLQAQIDLTWQWLQSGPDDGTARRIVTLGDAGYPASLLEMVDPPLMLYVLGAADFDLTQLTNSIAVVGSRNPTPQGAANARAFARALGDAGLPVISGLALGVDGAAHQGALDAAGDAPRLATVAIVGTGLDRVYPARHRDLAHRITQHGLIVSELPLGTPPLTQNFPKRNRLIAGLARGTLVVEAALQSGSLITARLTSEQGKEVFAIPGSIHSPQSRGCHALIRQGAKLVESVNDIIEELPDLRAASANAGLFGDAGASSSAAENPLLEALGFDPVNLDALSARTGWSAAELQAKMLELELDGHVARLPGGLFQRTAAA
- a CDS encoding DUF494 family protein, which codes for MFEVLVFVYENYWRGDACPEPGQLGRKLSAHGFEAEEIRDALHWLDGLSLATQGMQLERSADDDAIATVTLRGAPEAALPQSSNAMRVYSQAEQEHLGADCLGFIRFLESSNVLSCGLREIVIERAMAAPGDPVALDELKIIVLMVHWSTGIEPDALVLDELCESREGRIAH
- a CDS encoding DUF1631 domain-containing protein; the protein is MSIARSASSLQLARETRERFVLATGSVIVPLAQAIRDRLTRQASEVGSARAMQESRDDFVAFQGQATQWVSLAQTSWRKSVNTPGAAAGASSTGGLRLELIGDDVMESNILSSRLAQAIQEKASFELSDLRLRIQHLEGTTELDAHDVLRPEALSKLLVDQWLAAGLSRALWARVQDTVQQLLVGAVVKAYEDANAFLVSKGVMEEIDLKNFVRRTGGSSGPATVPGSPYAGGGASQAPGAASRHGSSEAPPQARGFAPSVPLATTGGSPLLLARQRAQTALLSLKRFVAARIGAADMQSTMSSSPQSVAGTDGSAPAGGAGGGGGTSRAVSNTFAAVIADAEAAYRMAATQYMQNSPGDQATMLQQASVDLRRRSAEIKKRAPTTADKATVEIVALMFQAILAEERIPFSARVWFARLQMPVLRVAIAEPEFFGTLQHPARMLIDRMGSCVMGFDAAAISGSALEGEIRRVVQVIEQYPETGQRVFKLVFDEFVAFLGRYLTQSDTTQRVMSVAQQVEQKETMAIQYTIELRKMLNDMPVRDEIREFLFKVWAEVLAIAALRYGAQGEQTVMLKRVASELVWAASAKPNRADRARVIQDLPQLLQRLRLGMNLLGIIDEPQEAHIKTIGATLSDAFLSKTEAIPAAKIEAMAERLAHLEDFVSDEGGASNLPLDANSIELLLGVDAASIEVVPDTSGAVVAEDMLEWAHELQVGNWFMLDHNDRVSQVQFVWRSDRKQLHLFASADGRSFLIQVGRLANYLQAGLLVPAEEETLTVRATREALAKLDANPERLLN
- the secF gene encoding protein translocase subunit SecF; this encodes MEFFRIHKTIPFMRHALVLNIISFATFALAVFFLLHRGLHLSVEFTGGTVMEVAYQQSADIGKVREAVSKLGYPDVQVQSYGTSRDVQIRLPAQKGMSSDQQSAQVMQALKSVDPSATQRGLEVVGPQVGDELTTNGLKALGMVVIGIMIYLAVRFEWKFAVATVLANLHDVVIILGFFAFFQWEFSLAVLAAVLAVLGYSVNESVVIFDRVRENFRRYRKMSTVGIIDNAITSTISRTIITHGSTQLVVLSMFFFGGPTLHYFALALTIGICFGIYSSCFVAAAIAMWLGIKREDLIKGTPVKRDGDSEDDPNAGAVV
- the secD gene encoding protein translocase subunit SecD; amino-acid sequence: MNRYPVWKYAIIVIVLLVGLIYSLPNFFGEAPAVQVSAAKSTVKVDAATQGRVEEALKTAGLTPDLLTLEGGSLRARFATPDEQLKARDVLQRTLVPDASDPPYVVALNLVSRSPAWLTSLHAFPMYLGLDLRGGVDFLLQVDMKGAIDKKAESFAGDLRTTFRDKGIRGTSVNRNGQTIEVSFRDAAALQTAKQLIQDQFPDLATTEAQDGANWRLTATIKPEAARRLQDAALKQNITTLHNRINELGVAEPVIQQQGLDRIVVQLPGVQDTAKAKDILGRTATLEMRLVDESAEGRAAELSGGPVPFGSEKFFERNGRPVIVKKQVLVTGESLTDAQPGFDQQSNQPKVDLTMDAKGGRIMRDVSRENYKKRMAMLIFEKGKGEVLTAPSINGELGNRFQISGSMTVAEAADLALLLRAGSLAAPMEIIQERTIGPSLGADNIEKGFKSVMYGFLAIMVFMCAYYALFGLFSSIALAVNLMLLVAILSMLQATLTLPGIAAMALAIGVAIDSNVLINERVREELRNGASAQAAIHAGYDRAWGTILDSNVTTLIAGIALLAFGSGPVRGFAVVHCIGIVTSMFSAVFFSRGLVNFWYGNKKKLKSVSIGTVWRPKTDGTAVADGK
- the yajC gene encoding preprotein translocase subunit YajC — protein: MFISSAFAQTAPAASGGGDMLSSLGSMLPLVLMFVVLYFVMIRPQMKRQKEARAMIEALAKGDEVATAGGVLGKITSLGDQYLGLEIANGVEIKIQRSAVVQVLPKGAVK
- a CDS encoding indolepyruvate ferredoxin oxidoreductase family protein, with protein sequence MNAPLPEHIRKALETVTLDDKYSLDYGRAFMSGVQALVKLPMLQRLRDKQAGKNTAGFISGYRGSPLGGYDQALWKASKFLKEQNIVFQPGVNEELAATALWGTQQLGFSPAGTNKFDGVFGIWYGKGPGVDRCSDVFKHANMAGTTEWGGVIAVAGDDHISKSSTAAHQSDHIFKACGTPVFFPANVQEILDLGIHAFAMSRFSGVWSGMKTIQEIVESSATAMIDPDRVEIVIPTDFQMPPGGLHIRWPDHALEQEARLMHYKWYAALAYIRANRLNHNVIEGPNDRFGIMASGKAYNDTRQALIDLGLDDATCRQLGIRLHKVGVVWPLEAQLTRDFATGLQEILVVEEKRQVIEYQLKEELYNWRADVRPNVLGKFNELDGDFSGGEWAMPNPTANTLLRANADLNPALIAKAIAQRLRKLGILDQAGADMHARIDAQIAILEAKERSMEALKVGGVQGADRQPWFCSGCPHNTSTVVPEGSRAMGGIGCHFMATWMDRSTIGFTQMGGEGVPWVGQQPFTTDQHIFANLGDGTYFHSGLLAIRQSIAAGVNITYKILYNDAVAMTGGQQVGERPEGHSVLQIAESLHAEGAKKVVIVTDEPEKYEGVNIPGDHVEVKHRDLLDDIQREFRAIPGTTAIIYDQTCATEKRRRRKRGTAVDPAKRVVINDLVCEGCGDCSVKSNCLSVEPLETEFGRKRTVNQSSCNKDMSCLKGFCPSFVTVEGGQLKKKAKNKADTPLELGPLPDPAVPVLARDQVWGIVVAGVGGTGVITIGQLLGMAAHIEGKGIVTQDAAGLAQKGGATWSHALIGESQDAIRTTRVGTAAADLILAADPLVAVNAETLARMREGRTHVALNTHSTPTAAFVRNANWVNPQDDCANQIARVVGTDALGTFDADAAATTLMGDSLYANPMLLGFAWQKGWIPLALESLLRAIELNAVAVENNKTAFAWGRQAAANPGALQKRVRPGQVIEFKKRETVESLVARRAEFLTGYQNAAYADEYRQFVGKVQQAESALGKTALTETVARYLFKLMAYKDEYEVARLHTDRSFLDRVEGMFEGEMGKDFKLNYHLAPPIIAKKNTKGELQKQQFGPWMLSGFRLLARLKGLRGTALDIFGRTEERKTERALIGEYRASIEEVIAGLRAENHALALEIASLPEQIRGYGHVKERNLAAARTRWSELLAKWRNPQTAQRVAA